One window from the genome of Pelecanus crispus isolate bPelCri1 chromosome 13, bPelCri1.pri, whole genome shotgun sequence encodes:
- the LOC142594815 gene encoding LOW QUALITY PROTEIN: phosphatidylinositol 3,4,5-trisphosphate 5-phosphatase 2-like (The sequence of the model RefSeq protein was modified relative to this genomic sequence to represent the inferred CDS: deleted 1 base in 1 codon) → MAAASWYHRDISRVVAEELLAKAGRDGCFLVRDSESVSGAYALCLLFQRHVHTYRILPDDEGLLSVQTIQGIQAKCFRTLPDLIGAYQQPNNGLVTPLLYPVHRARQAADEDSDGEDGRGGGHAASAVPSGGAGAGAWLSAPIAGRTHISQQLHQRLQEQVHSSPASDFMGFMAEYLNHHLQLDLEALRHGHPQLRHLSTALVTACRALHSEIDFTLAGLETLARVFDPPASPRSPAREQVSPELPAGAFPGCSRGLLTSDPDLELLLNKISTVNHLLSSLEKKVLKSLQETVSRHNLALPNVAAAPPPAAKPLAVQSFEVKVGKSQRASLTVDVESGTVAITKRGSGSPEETILQDKILQLIKYQSMQSKVRLVYDREPQRSLSRDFVFPSARKREAFCQLLQLMKIQHSNLDEPDLISVYIGTWNMGSTPPPRSLASWLTSRGLGRTQDETTACIPHDIYVIGTQENSLGDREWVEFLRASLKTLMAIDYRVVALQCLWSIKIVVLVKPEHERRISHVHTSSVKTGIANTLGNKGAVGVSFLFNGTSFGFVNCHLASGSEKTHRRNQNYSDILRSLVLGDKRLGAFDLTLRFTHLFWFGDLNYRLDMDVQDILAHITKKEFEALLAVDQLNLEREKNKVFLRFSEGDISFPPTYRYERGSRDSYMWQKFKPTGMRINVPSWCDRILWKSHPETHVVCNSYGCTDDIVTSDHSPVFATFEVGVTSQFVPKKAPGSGPEALACIEWESIEVIVKTASRSKCYIEFHSYCLEEAQRSGENTSQSCDIPGFLKLGWSAKHLPVLNPILPDLEYLGDQHLLLSIKGVESCESYGECCIAMRSMIGSMAQQFETFLFHRGEETGSMRGWMKVRVPKDRHSTRERLYEWISFEEEDAEPAADTPTCPKPPLQRLRSRPRSLPEPAAGYTNPAYFIFEGVPNTWVPAPSAGEAHDKQVDNPAGGQRRRSPLGSRVPSPSEKERWGGWPHCVPGGLSPGYPLSPPGMGRQKRPKSAVLARDTAGLGDCSLTALHMATCLSQLDRVPPERAGDGQKALLRQTHSALEPPPRPCREVPKCAPDAYQHGRPREWPCDRGEQSRGVGGCLGHLGLQQDVEGLQEHGWDHLEIFRYPQALELGKGGTVQTSSCGPRVPGRAPHPGGEER, encoded by the exons ATGGCGGCAGCAAGCTGGTACCACCGGGACATCAGCCGGGTGGTGGCAGAGgaactgctggccaaggctgggCGCGACGGCTGCTTCTTGGTGCGGGACAGCGAGTCGGTCTCGGGGGCATATGCCCTCTGCCTCCT GTTCCAGCGGCACGTCCACACCTACCGCATCCTCCCTGATGACGAGGGGCTGCTCTCTGTGCAG ACCATCCAGGGCATCCAGGCCAAATGCTTCCGCACCCTCCCCGACCTGATCGGCGCCTACCAGCAGCCCAACAACGGGCTGGTGACGCCACTGCTCTACCCCGTGCACCGGGCGAGGCAGGCGGCCGACGAGGACTCGG ACGGGGAGGACGGCCGAGGCGGCGGGCATGCGGCGAGCGCGGTCCCGtccgggggagccggggcgggcgcATGGCTCAGCGCTCCCATCGCTGGCCGGACCCACATCTCGCAGCAGCTGCAccagaggctgcaggagcaggtcCACAGCAG CCCAGCCAGTGACTTCATGGGCTTCATGGCCGAGTACCTGAACCATCACCTGCAGCTGGACCTGGAGGCTCTGCGCCACGGGCATCCGCAGCTGCGCCATCTCAGCACCGCGCTGGTCACCGCTTGCCGGGCGCTGCACAG TGAGATCGACTTCACGCTGGCGGGTCTGGAGACGCTGGCCAGGGTGTTCGACCCCCCTGCGTCCCCTCGCAgcccagccagggagcaggTGAGCCCCGAGCTGCCTGCGGGCGCCTT cccagGATGCAGCAGG GGTCTCCTCACCAGCGATCCAGACCTTGAGCTGCTCCTCAACAAGATATCTACCGTCAACCATCTCCTCTCTTCGCTGGAGAAAAAG GTGCTGAAGTCGCTGCAGGAGACGGTGTCGAGGCACAACCTGGCGCTGCCCAACGTGGCAGcggcc cccccgccagccgccAAGCCCCTGGCCGTGCAGAGCTTCGAG GTGAAGGTGGGCAAGTCGCAGCGGGCGTCCCTGACGGTGGACGTGGAGTCGGGCACGGTGGCCATCACCAAGCGGGGCAGCGGGTCGCCGGAGGAGACCATCCTGCAGGACAAAA TCCTGCAGCTGATCAAATACCAGAGCATGCAGAGCAAGGTGAGGCTGGTGTACGACCGGGAGCCGCAGAGGAGCCTGAGCAGAGACTTCGTCTTCCCCAGCGCGCGG AAGCGAGAGGCCTtttgccagctgctgcagctgatgaAGATCCAGCACTCCAACCTGGACGAGCCTGACCTCATCTCGGTGTACATCGGGACATGGAACATGG gcagcacgccgccgccccgctccctcgCCTCCTGGCTGACCTCGAGGGGCTTGGGGCGCACGCAGGACGAGACCACTGCCTGCATCCCCCACGACATCTACGTTATCGGCACCCAGGAGAACTCCCTGGGCGACCGCGAGTGGGTCGAGTTCCTCCGCGCATCTCTGAAGACCCTGATGGCCATCGACTACCGAGTG GTCGCCCTGCAATGCCTCTGGAGCATCAAGATCGTGGTGCTGGTGAAGCCTGAGCACGAGCGGCGCATCAGCCACGTCCACACCTCCAGCGTCAAAACCGGGATCGCCAACACGCTGG GGAACAAGGGAGCTGTGGGCGTCTCCTTCCTCTTCAACGGGACCTCCTTCGGCTTCGTCAACTGCCACCTGGCCTCCGGCAGCGAGAAGACCCACAG GCGTAACCAGAACTACAGTGACATCCTGCGTTCCCTGGTCCTGGGCGACAAGCGGCTCGGCGCCTTCGACCTCACCCTGCGCTTCACCCACCTCTTCTGGTTCGGGGACCTCAACTACCGCCTGGACATGGACGTGCAG GACATCCTTGCCCATATAACCAAGAAGGAGTTTGAAGCCCTCCTGGCTGTCGACCAGCTCAAcctggagagggagaagaacaAGGTGTTCCTGCGATTCA GCGAGGGTGACATCTCCTTCCCGCCCACGTACCGGTACGAGCGGGGCTCCCGGGACAGCTACATGTGGCAGAAGTTCAAGCCCACGGGG ATGAGGATCAACGTCCCCTCATGGTGCGACCGCATCCTGTGGAAGTCGCACCCGGAGACCCATGTGGTCTGTAACTCCTACG GCTGCACCGACGACATCGTGACCAGCGACCACTCACCCGTCTTCGCCACGTTCGAGGTGGGAGTGACGTCGCAGTTCGTGCCCAAGAAGG CTCCCGGATCCGGCCCCGAGGCCCTGGCCTGCATCGAGTGGGAGAGCATCGAGGTGATCGTGAAAACCGCCAGCCGCAGCAAGTGCTACATCGAGTTTCACTCCTACTGCCTGGAGG AAGCCCAGCGGAGCGGGGAGAACACGTCCCAGAGCTGTGACATCCCCGGCTTCCTCAAGCTGGGCTGGTCTGCGAAGCATCTGCCCGTG CTGAACCCCATCCTGCCAGACCTGGAGTACCTGGgggaccagcatctgctcctCAGCATCAAGGGTGTGGAGAGCTGTGAGTCCTACG GCGAGTGCTGCATCGCCATGAGGTCAATGATCGGCAGCATGGCCCAGCAGTTCGAGACCTTCCTCTTCCACCGCGGTGAGGAGACAGGCTCCATGCGCGGCTGGATGAAGGTCCGGGTCCCCAAGGACCGGCACAGCACCCGCGAGAGGCTCTACG AGTGGATCAGCTTCGAGGAGGAGGATGCCGAGCCGGCGGCAGACACCCCGACGTGCCCCAAGCCACCCTTGCAGCGCCTCAG GAGCCGGCCCCGCAGCCTTCCAGAGCCGGCCGCTGGCTACACCAACCCAGCCTACTTCATCTTCGAGGGGGTCCCCAACACCTGGGTGCCGGCCCCCAGCGCCGGTGAAGCCCACGACAAGCAGGTGGATAACCCGGCCGGGGGCCAGCGGCGCCGGAGCCCCCTCGGATCACGGGTCCCTTCACCCTCAGAGAAAGAGCGGTGGGGCGGCTGGCCCCACTGTGTGCCCGGGGGCCTGTCCCCTGGGTACCCACTCAGCCCCCCCGGCATGGGCCGGCAGAAGAGACCCAAATCAGCCGTCCTGGCGAGGGACACAGCGGGGCTGGGCGACTGCTCGCTGACGGCGCTGCACATGGCCACCTGCCTGAGCCAGCTGGACCGGGTGCCCCCCGAGCGCGCAGGGGACGGCCAGAAAGCCCTGCTGCGCCAGACCCACAGCGCCCTGGAGCCACCCCCGCGGCCCTGCCGAGAGGTGCCGAAGTGTGCGCCGGATGCTTACCAGCACGGCCGCCCCAGAGAG TGGCCCTGCGACAGGGGTGAGCAGTCCCGCGGCGTTGGTGGGTGCCTGGGCCACCTCGGCTTGCAGCAGGATGTggaagggctgcaggagcaCGGCTGGGACCACCTGGAGATCTTCAGGTACCCCCAGGCCCTGGAGCTCGGAAAGGGGGGCACCGTGCAGACCAGCTCTTGTGGCCCTAGGGTCCCTGGCAGAGCCCCACACCCCgggggggaggagaggtga
- the ARR3 gene encoding arrestin-C has translation MAEGAKVFKKTSPNGKLSIYLGRRDFVDHVESVDSVDGVCLIDPEYLKDRKVYVTLTCAFRYGRDDLDVIGLTFRKDLYVLTTQIFPPVPDQAPKTLTPLQEKLTKKLGENAYPFTFEIATNLPCSVTLQPGPDDVGKACGVDFEVKGFCAENLEEKIHKRNSVRLIIRKIQFAPLQSGPPPKSETTRQFMMSDKPLHLEASLDKEVYYHGDPINVTVNINNTTNKIVKKIKISVDQITDVVLYSLDKYTKTVCTEEINENVPANSTFSKTYSVTPMLSANREKRGLALDGKLKHEDTNLASTTILRPGMDKEVLGILVSYKVKVNLMVSRGGILGDLTSSDVGVELPVILMHQKPADDKPRSDEDIVIEEFARQKLKGEKDDEDEKEEADKEDS, from the exons ATGGCAGAAGGAGCAAA GGTGTTCAAGAAGACCAGCCCCAACGGCAAG CTGTCCATCTACCTGGGGAGGAGAGACTTCGTGGATCATGTGGAGTCGGTGGACTCCGTAG ATGGCGTCTGCCTGATCGACCCCGAGTACCTAAAGGACAGAAAAG TGTACGTGACGTTGACTTGCGCATTCCGCTACGGCCGAGATGACCTTGATGTTATCGGGTTGACCTTCAGGAAGGACCTCTATGTCCTGACCACCCAGATCTTCCCGCCGGTGCCAGACCAGGCACCCAAAACCCTCACTCCCTTGCAGGAGAAGCTGACAAAGAAGCTTGGGGAGAATGCCTACCCCTTCACCTTCGAG ATTGCCACCAACCTGCCCTGCTCGGTCACCCTCCAGCCGGGACCAGATGATGTGGGAAAG GCCTGCGGCGTGGACTTCGAGGTCAAAGGATTTTGTGCTGAAAATCTGGAGGAGAAAATTCACAAGAG GAACTCGGTGCGTCTCATCATCCGCAAGATCCAGTTTGCACCCCTGCAGTCGGGGCCACCCCCAAAGTCGGAGACCACCCGGCAGTTCATGATGTCCGACAAGCCCCTGCACCTGGAAGCCTCCCTGGATAAGGAG GTCTACTACCACGGAGACCCCATCAATGTGACCGTCAACATCAACAACACTACCAACAAgattgtgaaaaaaattaagatctcGG TTGATCAGATCACAGATGTGGTCCTCTATTCGCTGGATAAATACACGAAGACTGTGTGCACCGAGGAGATAAA CGAGAACGTGCCGGCCAACTCCACCTTCTCCAAAACGTATTCCGTCACTCCCATGCTCTCGGCCAACCGTGAGAAGCGAGGCCTCGCTCTTGACGGCAAGCTCAAGCACGAGGACACCAACCTGGCCTCCACCACCAT CCTGAGACCCGGCATGGACAAGGAGGTGCTGGGCATCCTGGTGTCCTACAAAGTGAAGGTCAACCTGATggtgtccagaggagg CATCCTGGGGGATCTCACTTCCAG CGACGTTGGCGTCGAGCTGCCTGTCATCCTGATGCACCAGAAGCCTGCGGATG ATAAGCCAAG